GCTTAATGAACGGGCGAATGTAACCGACCTTGTTTCCAGAATTTCTTCAACAGTTAAGTCCGATTTTGCTAACGGACCCAAGAGATCTAAGTCCCATTCGGGGGTTTTAATATCTTCCGGCTTGAAATCGCAAGAAGCTACCAACAAGCCTAATATTATGAACAGCCAATTTTTCATATTAAAATAAGAATTTGGTATAACTACCAAATTTTGAGTTAGTTGTGAATAAATTAATTAAGTTGATTTTGCTATTTTTAGGATAATTTTCCGACCATATCTTCGGGTTTCACCCATTTGTCAAACTCTTCATTGGTTAGATACCCCAAGCTGAGTGCCGCTTCGCGTAATGTTTTACCTTCTTTATGAGCTTTTTTGGCAATTTCGGCAGCTTTATAGTACCCAATATGCGGGTTTAAAGCAGTAACTAACATTAGAGAGTTTTCTAAGTTTTTAGCAATAAAATCGTGGTTAGGTTCTATCCCGGCAGCACATTTATTGGCAAAAGAAATACAAGCATCTCCTATTAACCGAGCAGACATTAAGAAGTTATAGGCTATTAGTGGCTTAAATACATTCAGTTCAAAGTGCCCGTTCATACCTCCGATGTTTATAGCTACGTCATTGCCCATTACTTGTGCGCAAACCATTGTAAGAGCTTCTGGCTGTGTGGGATTTACTTTTCCGGGCATAATAGAAGAACCCGGCTCATTATCCGGAATCAAAATCTCCCCAATACCGCAGCGAGGCCCGGAAGAAAGCATCCGAATATCGTTAGCAATTTTCATTAAACTAACGGCCACTGTTTTGAGCGCTCCGTGAGCCTCTACCAAAGCATCATGGGCTGCTAATGCCTCAAATTTGTTTTCTGCTGTAATAAATGGCAGACCGGTAAGATTAGCAATTTCTGTAGCAACGGTCTCAGCATAGCCTGCCGGAGTGTTTATTCCCGTTCCAACAGCTGTACCCCCTAACGCTAATTCCGATAAATGCGCTAAACTATTTTGGATAGCCCGAATACCATGGTCTAATTGAGACACATAACCCGAAAATTCCTGCCCAAGTGTCAACGGAGTAGCATCCATAAAATGGGTACGACCTATTTTTACAATGGTTTTAAATGTGGTTGATTTCTCCGCCAAAATATCCCGCAAATGCCGAATCCCCGGCATGGTAACATTAACAAGAGCTTGATAAGCAGCTATATGCATAGCTGTAGGGTAGGTATCATTGGAACTCTGGGACTTATTTACATCGTCATTTGGGTTCAGGATTTTTTTTTCATCGGTTAATTTCCCGCCGGATAGTACATGAGCGCGGTTCGTAACCACTTCATTGACGTTCATATTAGACTGAGTTCCCGAACCAGTCTGCCAAACAACCAACGGAAACTGGTCATCTAACTTACCTGCCAATATTTCATCACAAACCTGCTCGATACAGTTAGATTTTTCAGCAGAAAGAACACCTAACTTAACGTTAGTACGTGCAGCAGCTTTCTTTAAAATTGCAAATGCCCGGATAATCTCGATAGGCATTCTGGTAGTGCTACTGCCAATCTGAAAATTTTCAATAGAACGCTGAGTTTGAGCACCCCAATATTTGTCAGCAGGCACTTGAACCTGCCCCATAGTATCACTTTCAATACGAAATTCCATATTACATTGAAAAAACACTCAAAAATATACTATATTAAAGTTCGAGAGAATTATTTCTACTGTTTTTCTGAAAAATAAAAACCAACAGCACAGGAGTCCAAAAAATCCAACCTTTTTTATCCCTAAAAGGGAACTATTCTGTTATGTTTTTTTGTTCAAAATATACTTGATTTTTTACTATCTTTGCACATTGAAGGGCTGGATTTTATCAGAATCAAAAAGGTTTATCTCATAGCAAGTTATTGAAATGTTAAAGCATATTTCGGTATTTTCTTTGGTAATGTGGGTACTTCTGAATGCTGTTGGTATTCAGGTGTTTCACCATATTTGCAAAGGAAAAGAAGGTGCTTTAATCTCTTTTTATGAAAGAAAAGAACCTTGCCACCCTAACGGAAAGACGGATACCGTGCCCTCCTGCTGTGAGTCTGCGGCAGAATCTTGCGATATTTCTCAACAAAGCCAAAAGAAAAGACCTTGTTGTAGCAAGAAAAACCAAGTTCATCATCATACAGAATCCTCTAAATCCCAAAATACTTTCCCTTGTTGTAAAGATGAGCTGGTTTTATATCAAGCACCGGTTCACAAGGTAGAAAATTTTTCTTTTAAACTTCTTCTTAATTATTCTCTTGAAGTAGCTGTTCGTTTTGTGCTCCCTGTGGTTAAGCACAGCCAAACCAAATACGATTATACCCAAGAGATAATTCCCAAACCCCCTAACTGGATAGCGAATAGAGTGTTAAGATTGTGAATTTAGAAATTTAATCCCGTAACTAACTGTTATTTTGATAGTTAGTATTCTGTTTTTTTATTCTAAATTCATTTATTTTTTGAACACATTAGCTATGAAGTTATTTTTCATATTATTTATATTATTTTCATTTTATTTTGGAGCGGCAGCTCAAAAAATATCGGGTTTCGTTTATGAGCGTAACGAGTCCGGTTCAAGCACACCGATAATAGGTGCGCGTGTATTCTGGCCACATTCATTACAAGGCGTTTATACAGATTCTGTGGGTAGATTTTTATTAGAAAACCTAAAAAAAGAACCGGAATTGGTGATTTCTGCCTTAGGCTATTATGCAGATACGATTCAATTAGGTACTAAAACGTCATTACAAGTCTTTTTACGCCCTCAAATCACTGATTCAGTAGTGATTACGGAACATAGAGGCGGCTCTTTTTTATCTATTGACCCGATAAATAAAGAAGTTATCACCAAAAAAGAGATTGTTAAAGCAGCTTGTTGTAATCTATCGGAAGCTTTTGAAAACAACGCTTCTGCCGATGTTTCTTACACAGATGCAGTATCCGGTGCTAAACAAATCCAGATGTTGGGTTTGGCCGGAACTTATACCCAAATTTTAACAGAGAATATTCCGTCTATTCGTGGTTTAGGAAGGATTTTTGGTCTAAACTACATTCCCGGGTCATGGATACAAAGTATTAATGTTACAAAAGGTATCGGTTCGGTTATCAACGGTTACGAATCCATAGCGGGGCAGATTAACACCGGCCTCTTAGACCCAAAAACTGCGGATAAACTCGAACTTAATCTCTACATGAACCACTATGGCCGCTCTGAAGCTAATGTAGCTTTAAGGCACAAAGTAACCTCCCGAAGCAACGGCCTGCTGATGCTGCACGGCAGCACGTTTCCCACTCGAATTGACCGAAATGGAGACGGCTTTTTAGATAGCCCACTCTCTACCCAACTTAGCGGATTATGGCGTTTTAACTACGAAAGTGGAACCGGTTACGAAAGCAAATGGGGCGTTCAAGGAATCTATGAAGACAAATTAGGAGGCCAAATCCGATATTCACCGGAGCAAGATAGAGGCACAACACAACAATATGGCTTCGGGTCATGGACAAACCGCTATGAAGCCTTTGGAAAAAACGGCTTCGTCTTTGAGAATAGCCCCTACCACGCAAGTATTGGCTCCATAGTGCATTACTCCCGGCATCGCCAGTCAGCATACTTCGGTCTAAATCAATACCTTGCTGCGGAAGATAATCTAAACATCAACCTGATAGGCCAGCTAAACAGTCCCTCTGAGCAACACTCCCTTTCGGGAGGTGTAAGTCTCCTGTATGATGATGTTACCGAAGATTGGCGAGCACCAGTTCCTGTGCTATTTAAGCGTAAAGAATTTGTTCCGGGAATTTTTGCCGAATATGTTTGGAAACCGGTAGAACAATTTACCGGAATCGTTGGCGTTCGGTATGACCAACATTCACTTTTTGGCTCACTTTTTACCCCAAGAGTAAATGTTCGTTGGCGGCCATTTACCAAAACAAATATCCGAATGTCATTTGGGCGAGGTTATAGAGCAGTGTATCCTTTTGCAGAAAACTTTGGGTTCTTGGTTTCTAACCGTAACTTTATTTTCCCCAATAAACAGCTGTTACCGGATATTGCTTGGAACACCGGCATAACCGCCAGCCATGAGTTTTTTATTTTTAAACGACCGGCTTCCGTTACCGCAGATGTTTACCATACGTGGTTTAGCCAACAAGTTGTATTTGATTCAGATGCCAGAACCAACGAAATTGACATCTATCAATTATCCGGAAAAAGTTATGCTACAACGACCCAAGTAGAGTTTCAATATTCATTTTTAAAAAACTGGGAATTTAAAGTTGCCGGAAAGTGGTACGAAACAAAGCAGCAAAATTCACGGGGGCTGCTATTTCGGGTAATGGTTCCCCAATATCGTTCCTTAGTGAACCTTGCGTATGACAGCCCTAAGTGGCGATGGAGCTTTACGTGGCACTATTTTGGGCAGCAACGGCTGCCGGAGATGTCTATAAACAACAATGCCGGTCAGAATCTTTCACCTACATACAGTACCTTTATGACCCAAGTAACTCGTGTATGGAGAAAATGGGAATTTTATGTGGGCGGAGAAAACTTGCTGGATTTCAGGCAGTTAAATCCAATTTATGGTTGGGAACAACCCTTTGCTCCCGGATTTGATGCCGGTATGGCTTGGGGGCCTGTTTTGGGCAGAGTTATCTATGCCGGCCTTCGCTGGAAACTACAACAACCGTCAGAAGACCACCATCCGGGAGAGCATTAATGCTCTCCCGGCAAATACGATTCAGCCGATTCCCACAAAATTGGCCATCCAAGATACCTTTTAATAAGCTAAAAATTGTACCTTTGTGGCCAAAAGATATGTCAAAAATACAATTTGGTACAGATGGCTGGCGAGCAGTGATAGCCCGTGATTTTACTTTTGATAACTTAAATCGGGTAACGTATGCAACCGGAAAATGGTTATTTCAATTTTCTGAAAAGCCTACAGTTATGTTGGGCTATGATTGCCGGTTTAATGGCCGTTTGTTTGCGCAAGCAGTAGCTAACCAGTTAGCGCAGATGGGTATCCGCGTATTTTTGACACCCGGATTTTCCAGCACCCCGATGGTTTCCTTGGCTACGGCTCAACGCCAAACAACAGCAGGCATCATCATCACGGCATCCCATAACCCACCGGAATATTCGGGATACAAAGTAAAAGGAAACTATGGCGGCCCAGCTACACCGGCTATGATTACCGAAATCGAAAACTTAATTCCAGAAGCACCCCAGCCCGTAGAAGATAAATTCGATGAACTCCTAACCCAACGAAAAATCGAATATTATGACGCAGAAGCATTGTATATCAATCATTTAAGGCAATCTTTTGATATTGATGCTATCCGAAATGCAAATATAAGCATTGGTTATGATGCTATGTACGGTGCCGGCCAGAACGCCGTTCGGAAGCTGCTACCCAAAGCAACACTGCTTCACTGCGACTATAATCCGTCTTTTATGGGGCAAGCTCCAGAACCAATCGAAAAAAATCTGCAGCCCTTTGAAACCCTTATCAGAGAACAAAAACTAAGTGTGGGCTTAGCTACTGACGGAGATGCAGACCGAATCGGCCTATATGACGAAAACGCACAATTCGTTGATTCTCATCATATTATATTAATTCTGATTCATTATTTACATAAATATAAAAAAGAAACAGGAAAAGTAGCTTGCTCTTTTTCTTGTACTTCAAAAATTCAAAAAATTTGCCAAGACTATGGCCTGCCTTTAGAGGTAACCAAAATCGGATTTAAACATATTTGTGAAATTATGATTCAAGAAAAAGTGTTGGTTGGTGGTGAGGAATCCGGTGGCATTTCAGTTTTAGGGCACGTTCCGGAACGAGATGGGATTTATATCGGCCTGATGATCATGGAGTTTATGGCAAAAACAGGCAAGAAGCTGACAGAACTCATCCAAGAATTATATGAAGTTATCGGTTCTTTTTCAGTGCAACGGCAAGATTTACATTTGGCAGAAACCCTAAAACAAGCCATCATGGTTTGCTGCCGCGAAAATTCTTACCCAAAATTTGGAGATTATCACGTTACCCAAGTAGATACTTTAGACGGATATAAATTCTGGCTTTCAGACTCTACTTGGGTGATGATTCGCCCTTCCGGAACAGAACCCGTATTACGCATTTATGCCGAAGGTGCAACCAAACAACAAGCAAACGACATCTTAGAAAAAACAATTGCAACTATTTTGGCCTGATTTTTGATAAAATGATGGTATGAACCGCATATTCATCATATTGTTGGTGATCAATTTAACGTTTAAGCTAAATTCCGATGCCCAAAACGTTACCGTAGAACCCAAAGTAAATCAACTATTAAATGATTTAATTCGGGGATTACAGGTTCAGAATATTGAAGAATCTGAAAAAATCGTTTTGGGCTGCGTACATAGCAGCTTAAAAACGGAAGACGGAAAACGCCTAATTCGAGACGTATTTGAATACAGTTTTCAAAAAGCGCATGAAGTAGCTGCACTATATCAATATCCGGTCTTGGTAGCTCGTATGCGAGAAAAAGGACAAACAACAGTTGGGCACGAGCCAAATACAGAACAAGGGCGTATCGTTGAATATTATCTATCTAAAAAATCAAAAGACAACGGATTACCTGCTCCGGTACAAGTGTTTTTTCCTGCATCAGGCGGAAACCCGACAATCTACTACCTTGGCGGGCTATAAATTACTTGTATTATTCTAACAAATTGATAATTAAGTTAATTTAGAAATAATAAAGATAACTAACGCTGTAAAAAGATTCATTCCGACCACCACCGAAACAAACACCGGCCAAGGCTTTCGAGGCAAACGAAAGTAAATCCATGTCCCCTCAGAAACAATAGAAATAACGATTAGAAATACCGCTTTTATCCACATCGGAAGTTCTTCGCTTAATAAAGGTATTAATACAAGACCTATCGCTAAAGACAGTGTATTGATAAAAATTCCTTGATATATCCCTGATTTAAAGGACGACGTAAAATTAAACCTATAGAGAATAATCCCCTCAATAATCCCCACAAGAATAATCCCAATGATAGGAATCATTAAAAGGCCAAATAAAAAAAGAGGGCCAACCGCATCAGCTAAGGTGTTCATTATCTAATAGTTATATTTTTTATTGAGAATGATTAACAAGAGCTTTATCTCAAATACTTGTCGTTATTCACCTCTCAGCAAAAGTAGGGTGATTTTTGTAAGATTCAAAAAGGATTACAAAATGCTAAAAAGAGTACGATACAATACTGAAAATCATCACAACTAATTATGCAATAAGCGCAGCAGAAAAAGACAATTTTGGGTAATAATTTTCTTAAAATGTGTTATTTTTGCCGTATTATGCTGACACAACCGACGAAAATAAATATTCCGCGCACCCCCACGGGAACAGACCTTACCTGCAAAGGTTGGATACAAGAAGCTGCCTACCGAATGTTACTCAACAATTTAGATCCAAACGTTGCAGAGTGTCCGGAAGACCTTATCGTTTATGGCGGAACCGGAAAGGCAGCACGAAATTTTGAATCTCTACAGTTGATTCTCAAAGCATTAAAAGACTTAGAAAACGACGAAACCCTGCTTATACAATCCGGAAAACCGGTAGGCATCTTGCCAACACACCCGGAGGCACCACGTGTGTTAATCTCCAATTCGATGTTAGTACCCAAATGGGCTACTTGGGATCATTTTAGAGACCTCGAAAAACAAGGCCTGATGATGTACGGACAAATGACTGCCGGTAGTTGGATTTATATTGGCTCACAAGGTATTGTGCAAGGGACTTACGAAACCTTTTCTGCCTTAGCAAATAAACATTTTGGAGGAACTTTAAAAGGCAAATTGAATGTAACCGCCGGATTAGGAGGCATGGGCGGCGCACAACCCCTCGCAATCACGATGAATGAAGGCGTTTGCCTCGCCGCCGAAGTAGAAGCATGGAGAATCGAAAAAAGAATCCAAACAAAATATCTGGATTTTATGGTTAATGACCTTGATGAAGCTATTGACCGCGCTATTGAAGCTAAAAATAACAACCAAGCAATTTCCATCGGTGTTTCATGTAATGCAGTTACGTTACTCCGCAGACTTCTAGAGCGAAACATAACCCCGGATACCCTTACCGACCAGACTTCCGCCCATGATGCACTTATCGGATATTATCCGGAAAATATAACCGTAACCGAAGCTAAACAACTAAGGCAGAGTAACTCCGAAGAGTATATCAAGCTATCTTTACAAACGATGGCGGAGCATGTGCGCCTGATGCTTGCACTGCAAAAACGCGGTGCGATAACTTTTGACTACGGAAATAACCTTCGTGGGCAAGCACTTACACAAGGTGTTTCTGATGCCTTTGACTTTCCGGGCTTTGTACCGGCTTATGTCCGCCCGCTATTTTGCGAGGGAAAAGGCCCTTTTCGCTGGGCAGCCCTCTCCGGAGACCCGAATGACATCTATGAAACCGATAAGGTTATCTTAGAATTATTTCCCGAAAACAAACCATTAGCACGCTGGATAAAGATGGCGCAAGAACGTATTGCATTTCAAGGATTACCGGCAAGGATTTGCTGGCTTGGACAAGGAGAGCGCGCCAAAGCCGGCTTAGCCTTCAACAAATTGGTAGCCGAAAAACGGGTCAAAGCACCTATTGTCATCGGAAGAGACCATTTAGATACCGGTTCAGTAGCCTCACCTAACCGTGAAACGGAAGCTATGCTTGACGGTTCTGATGCCGTAGCCGACTGGCCAATCCTGAATGCCTTAGTAAACACAGCCAGTGGTGCCAGTTGGGTATCTCTACACCACGGAGGCGGAGTAGGAATAGGCTATTCCATTCATGCAGGCCAAGTTATAGTAGCAGACGGAACACCCGAAGCCGCCAAAAGGCTTCAACGAGTGCTCCATAATGACCCCGCTATGGGAGTCCTCAGACACTTAGATGCCGGCTATGATATCGCCAAAGATACCGCCCATAAGCATAACCTCAACTTAGCAGATAGATTAAATAGATGAAAAATAATTTTCATCCAATTTGGCTAAGTTATTATAAAAATGTACTTTTGTCGCAACATATTTCTAAATCATTATGAAACGATTAGTTTTTACATTATCTGTGTTTGCTTTATTGGCAACTCAATCTAAGGCACAGGTTATTTGCAGTCCGGATCCCAATGCTTGCGTTCCCAGCGATACCACTGCTGCCTGTATTGTTCCGTATCCTGTATTGGAATTGCTTGTGAACGAAAATGTTCCTGCAAATAAACAAGAGTTACGTTTTGTGATTGCTCAAACCGCTAATGGTGGGCCACTTGGGCAAGTTACCGTTAAGAAAGTAAAAATTTCAGACATTGTAAATATTCCAGCCGGCCTAACTTGGCAGCCAGCAGCTGCAGATTCTACCTATAACGATGATAACGTAAAAAATACTCAAGGAAAAGATATTGGACCTTATGGCTGTGTAAAATTAACAGGAACCCCTACCACCCTAAATGCTGTTACTGACTCCGTAGCTATTCGCCTGAATGTTACCGTTCAGTCTGCACTTGGCCCTATAACTCAACCCCAAGATTTCAAATACCGGATAGCAATTGTAAGCACATTAGGCATTGACCATGAAGTTGTGAGTAACTTAAAACTCAATGTATTCCCTAATCCGGCTCAAGAAATAACCAAAGTTCGTTTTAGTCTAACAAAACCACAATCCATAAGCATCCGCATATATGATATGCACGGCCGTGTAGTAAGCACCCAAACCAAAGGTATGACCCCTGCCGGAGAATATGAAGAAACATTAGACATATCCAGCCTTCCATCAGGGTTATACAACGTAGCTATTCAAGTAGGAGAATACCAAACTTCACGGAAGTTAGTCAAAAACTAAGAATTTCCTAAAATAACACTGATTTTAGTATTTAGGATTCATCTAACACGTAACTGAATTAGTTTTTTTGAATTTCTAAAAAATCAGGATTTCTCAATATAGATACTTCAAAAGCCGGAACATATTCCGGCTTTTGAAGTATTATAAAGTAATAGGTTGGGGTTCAGAAAGTATGATGAAAAGATTTGGTAATAAGAAATAACTTTATTGTCTATACCAGAAGTCAAACTAATTATTGGGCATAATATCCAAATATTAGCATAAGGTTAATGTTAAATTTATTGAATTTTGCTGCCCATGAAAATTACGCAACAATATCCTTTTTTGATTGTGGCTGGAACGACTAAGGCTGCAACGACTTCTGTTTTTCGTTATTTAGCAGACCATCCTCAGGTTGCGGCAGCCTCCTATAAAGAAACCCGTTTTTTTTTATCTCCTGAGTATCCGCTACTGGCTCCTGCCAGAATTGCTACGCACCCAATAGCAGTTTATGAGGGTTATTTTTCTCCCAAAGGTGAACAAGTATGTATGGAATCTACGCCGGATTATTTACATGACTTAACTACTCCTGAACGTATTAGCCGGGAAATACCGAATATCAAGATATTGCTGTTGCTCAGAAACCCTGTTTCTCGCTTGCAATCTTGGTATAAATTTGCACAGCAAACCGGCTATTTGCCACAATCAGTTACTTTTGAAGGGTACGTTTCGAACCTATTTGCAATTGAAAAACCAACTCAGCAGTATGAACTTGCGCTACAGCAAGGAAAATATGTAGATTACATAAAACATTGGCTGCGCTTTTTCCCTAAAGAATCTATTAAAATCTGCTGGTATGAAGAACTTAGTGATTATCCAGGAAAAGTTATGCAGTCGGTTGCTTCATTTGGAGGTATTGACCCAGATTTTTACCAAAGCTATCGTTTCCAAGCTGAAAATGTAACGATGGAGATACGTAGGCCGGGCATTCACAAATTATATCATGAGTTTCGGTATAAACTCCGGCATTATACACTCAAAATACCGATTATCCATACGTTTTTCAAGTTTTTACGAAAAACAGTAGAACCTCTTTATCTGAGTATTAATGCTAAAAAGAAAACGGAAGTATCTCTTAATGAAGAGATAGGGCAAAAATTAGCGGCATATTATCGTCCATCCGTTATAGAACTCGCAGAACTGACCGGCCAAACTCCT
The sequence above is drawn from the Bacteroidia bacterium genome and encodes:
- the fumC gene encoding class II fumarate hydratase, producing the protein MEFRIESDTMGQVQVPADKYWGAQTQRSIENFQIGSSTTRMPIEIIRAFAILKKAAARTNVKLGVLSAEKSNCIEQVCDEILAGKLDDQFPLVVWQTGSGTQSNMNVNEVVTNRAHVLSGGKLTDEKKILNPNDDVNKSQSSNDTYPTAMHIAAYQALVNVTMPGIRHLRDILAEKSTTFKTIVKIGRTHFMDATPLTLGQEFSGYVSQLDHGIRAIQNSLAHLSELALGGTAVGTGINTPAGYAETVATEIANLTGLPFITAENKFEALAAHDALVEAHGALKTVAVSLMKIANDIRMLSSGPRCGIGEILIPDNEPGSSIMPGKVNPTQPEALTMVCAQVMGNDVAINIGGMNGHFELNVFKPLIAYNFLMSARLIGDACISFANKCAAGIEPNHDFIAKNLENSLMLVTALNPHIGYYKAAEIAKKAHKEGKTLREAALSLGYLTNEEFDKWVKPEDMVGKLS
- a CDS encoding TonB-dependent receptor, which translates into the protein MKLFFILFILFSFYFGAAAQKISGFVYERNESGSSTPIIGARVFWPHSLQGVYTDSVGRFLLENLKKEPELVISALGYYADTIQLGTKTSLQVFLRPQITDSVVITEHRGGSFLSIDPINKEVITKKEIVKAACCNLSEAFENNASADVSYTDAVSGAKQIQMLGLAGTYTQILTENIPSIRGLGRIFGLNYIPGSWIQSINVTKGIGSVINGYESIAGQINTGLLDPKTADKLELNLYMNHYGRSEANVALRHKVTSRSNGLLMLHGSTFPTRIDRNGDGFLDSPLSTQLSGLWRFNYESGTGYESKWGVQGIYEDKLGGQIRYSPEQDRGTTQQYGFGSWTNRYEAFGKNGFVFENSPYHASIGSIVHYSRHRQSAYFGLNQYLAAEDNLNINLIGQLNSPSEQHSLSGGVSLLYDDVTEDWRAPVPVLFKRKEFVPGIFAEYVWKPVEQFTGIVGVRYDQHSLFGSLFTPRVNVRWRPFTKTNIRMSFGRGYRAVYPFAENFGFLVSNRNFIFPNKQLLPDIAWNTGITASHEFFIFKRPASVTADVYHTWFSQQVVFDSDARTNEIDIYQLSGKSYATTTQVEFQYSFLKNWEFKVAGKWYETKQQNSRGLLFRVMVPQYRSLVNLAYDSPKWRWSFTWHYFGQQRLPEMSINNNAGQNLSPTYSTFMTQVTRVWRKWEFYVGGENLLDFRQLNPIYGWEQPFAPGFDAGMAWGPVLGRVIYAGLRWKLQQPSEDHHPGEH
- a CDS encoding phosphoglucomutase/phosphomannomutase family protein, which codes for MSKIQFGTDGWRAVIARDFTFDNLNRVTYATGKWLFQFSEKPTVMLGYDCRFNGRLFAQAVANQLAQMGIRVFLTPGFSSTPMVSLATAQRQTTAGIIITASHNPPEYSGYKVKGNYGGPATPAMITEIENLIPEAPQPVEDKFDELLTQRKIEYYDAEALYINHLRQSFDIDAIRNANISIGYDAMYGAGQNAVRKLLPKATLLHCDYNPSFMGQAPEPIEKNLQPFETLIREQKLSVGLATDGDADRIGLYDENAQFVDSHHIILILIHYLHKYKKETGKVACSFSCTSKIQKICQDYGLPLEVTKIGFKHICEIMIQEKVLVGGEESGGISVLGHVPERDGIYIGLMIMEFMAKTGKKLTELIQELYEVIGSFSVQRQDLHLAETLKQAIMVCCRENSYPKFGDYHVTQVDTLDGYKFWLSDSTWVMIRPSGTEPVLRIYAEGATKQQANDILEKTIATILA
- the hutU gene encoding urocanate hydratase — its product is MLTQPTKINIPRTPTGTDLTCKGWIQEAAYRMLLNNLDPNVAECPEDLIVYGGTGKAARNFESLQLILKALKDLENDETLLIQSGKPVGILPTHPEAPRVLISNSMLVPKWATWDHFRDLEKQGLMMYGQMTAGSWIYIGSQGIVQGTYETFSALANKHFGGTLKGKLNVTAGLGGMGGAQPLAITMNEGVCLAAEVEAWRIEKRIQTKYLDFMVNDLDEAIDRAIEAKNNNQAISIGVSCNAVTLLRRLLERNITPDTLTDQTSAHDALIGYYPENITVTEAKQLRQSNSEEYIKLSLQTMAEHVRLMLALQKRGAITFDYGNNLRGQALTQGVSDAFDFPGFVPAYVRPLFCEGKGPFRWAALSGDPNDIYETDKVILELFPENKPLARWIKMAQERIAFQGLPARICWLGQGERAKAGLAFNKLVAEKRVKAPIVIGRDHLDTGSVASPNRETEAMLDGSDAVADWPILNALVNTASGASWVSLHHGGGVGIGYSIHAGQVIVADGTPEAAKRLQRVLHNDPAMGVLRHLDAGYDIAKDTAHKHNLNLADRLNR
- a CDS encoding T9SS type A sorting domain-containing protein, with protein sequence MKRLVFTLSVFALLATQSKAQVICSPDPNACVPSDTTAACIVPYPVLELLVNENVPANKQELRFVIAQTANGGPLGQVTVKKVKISDIVNIPAGLTWQPAAADSTYNDDNVKNTQGKDIGPYGCVKLTGTPTTLNAVTDSVAIRLNVTVQSALGPITQPQDFKYRIAIVSTLGIDHEVVSNLKLNVFPNPAQEITKVRFSLTKPQSISIRIYDMHGRVVSTQTKGMTPAGEYEETLDISSLPSGLYNVAIQVGEYQTSRKLVKN
- a CDS encoding sulfotransferase domain-containing protein — protein: MKITQQYPFLIVAGTTKAATTSVFRYLADHPQVAAASYKETRFFLSPEYPLLAPARIATHPIAVYEGYFSPKGEQVCMESTPDYLHDLTTPERISREIPNIKILLLLRNPVSRLQSWYKFAQQTGYLPQSVTFEGYVSNLFAIEKPTQQYELALQQGKYVDYIKHWLRFFPKESIKICWYEELSDYPGKVMQSVASFGGIDPDFYQSYRFQAENVTMEIRRPGIHKLYHEFRYKLRHYTLKIPIIHTFFKFLRKTVEPLYLSINAKKKTEVSLNEEIGQKLAAYYRPSVIELAELTGQTPPWNF